In the genome of Nakaseomyces glabratus chromosome K, complete sequence, the window TGTAATGAGGTATAGTAAATATCAAGGTCAAATATCTGCACCACATGGATTCGCTAGTGCATTTGCACCACTTGATCTCACATTATGGAGCCACATCACAGGGACCTCGGAATGCCCCATGTTTTTGGTACTATTGGTTACAAGTGACTCCAAAGCTTGTCggttaaaaatattaagcATGCAAATAGAGCATGAAGACATTTTAATCAAAGATAACACTATTGTGTCTTTCGTTCAATTCTCCGCACAATCACCAGTTATATCATGCAAGTATCTCACGCAGGTTGACAAATTTCAGTACTTGAATCGCTTTCAAATCGAGTTCAATTCTAATGAGTACATGGTTGCATATGGTATTCTGACTCAAATTGgtttcaaaattaaaaaggCTCGAAGAGTTAACAGTGAAGAGAATGAAGTTCAAGATAAGTTGGCAACGTCCCAACAATCCCAAATGTTGATATTTAGCCAGAGAGAAAACATAATTCCATCACcaaattataaaaatattaataatttaaatTACCCAAGCGGAGACCCTCCAAGACATCGACAAGATTTGTGCTCCACACATAAAAACGTCGATACTACGTTACTCAATAGTTTGCCTTTAGTTCACATCGGCGATAATTTACGAAATAGTACATCTTCATCGGATAAAACTCCTCCGATTAAAAAGGGAGGGAATCAAGAAATTGTAAACGCCAATCACAACATAGTTAAACTTAGTGATAAAATCCATCCCTATATAATTCCAAATGAATCCGCTCAACTGATCATACCAGAAATAAAGTTTGGCAACATCAGCGACATTATTGACAGTGAAAATAACGCACCCTTAAATAAACAATTCCTCACTACAGTAAACACAGAAGAAATATGCaacacaaacacaacaGATGTCACCAAACATACAAAGCCAGTTATTACAAAGAGACttttaaaaagaaagttaCGAGATAAGCTTTTTATGATTTGGGTGCGCCGAATTgagaaatattttattaacattgagaagaaatcaaaacatAAGTCGAGCAGAAAACACAACTAACTGACACTGTGTTAAACCTACTATATTAATGGTGAATTTTTGGCCAAATGTCATATattgacaaaaaatataatattgcATTTTAAGATCTCTAATTTCTAGATTTTTTAAGTTTGTTCTTTTCTGACAAAGCATGGGCTCGTTTAGGTAGAAGCCGAAAAACccttttgaaaaaaagaaagtataATTCAACTTCTGATTAGTAGAACTAGAGATTACTTATAAAGAGGCATGATGGTATTTTAGGTTTTTCACAATTTGTTCATAAGCTATTTTCAGGAACAGCAATAGCAGTCTTATAGGCATTATCATAATACAGGATGTCGAGCTGGAAAAATCAATACTTCTGTTTTGAGGAAAAGGTGATTGAAAAGTTAAAGGAAACACCATACGTTCATCAGTTCATCCATGACCAACACAGTGCAAGGATAACGCTGTTCTTACTAGTAATTGGCACAATTGCTTTCTTCAATGAGTTATGGATAACCATCGAGATGAGTTTAATCCAGAAGGAAACATACGATGAGTTAAATCTAGGCCGTATAGACGAGGGTTTAAAGCTACACAGAATGATTGTAAGCGACGAATACCATGGCCGTGAGTATAAAGACGAGAAGAGTGGTATTGTAATTGAGGAGTTTGAAGATAGAGATAAATTTTTCGCCAAGCCAGTTTTTGTATCCGAGCTAACAGTCGATTGCAACatagaaaaaaatggtaAGACTATTCTAGAGAGACCATTAAGTTTCCATATTGAGTTCACACCTGAAGAATGGGAACTTGAAAAGAGACCTGAATTTGGTTGTCCATTGTCTCTTCTGAGATTAAAATTATACCATCTATTTAGGGATTCAAGATTTTACACAGAACTGGTGGATCCCAGTACTGATAGCTTTACAGTTTCAAAAGGAGTCATAATTTACAACAAAATGGGCGAACTACTACCTGCTAGTGTTGATAGCGTCCAGCTGTGCTTTTTAAAGATCGAAACTGGTTGCCACATCAATGCCActtttgttattaattAGCTGACGTCGCTAGTAAATCCAATATACTACTTACAAAAGAATGTGTAAAATTAATTCATTATAGCATTGTAGAATGGAGATAGCTCCGTTTTCTTAGTTttatatgatatatatgCATATAGAGATATCCAAACTACATATAGGAGATATACTGATTTGGGATGCATCAATAAAACTATCTAATTTTCAACTCTAGGAATTCCAATATCATTTACATGAAGTTGATTTTCTGTCCACGCCCATAGTCTCATGATCTGAACGAGCTTTGGTTCGAACTGGAATTCAGAGAGATTACCATCCTCCTTCAACAAACCGTTTTTACTAGCATTATGAGTTGTctgctttttgtttttgctaTCATTATTATCGTTTTCCGAATAACTTGATTGATCATTAtcagatgaagaagttgtaTTACTTTGCCTTCTCAACATTTCGGTTGTCTCAGCCCAATATGAGTTGGAGCCAGTTAAACTGTTGTTAGAACCGTCTTCATTCTGAAATTCgtttttatacttttcGAAAGTTTTAGTGTTGTTCTTATATCTATCGTCATTATACAAATCATCTTTAAATTCATCCTTAGTTTTGATCTTCAAAATGTTGGTATTGACCATACTTTCAGATTGCAAGAAGTATCCTCTTGGGTCTATAATGATACTAACATCTCTAAATTTCTCCTTACCAGGTGAATCCCGCATCAGATTTGAGTTTACGAtgtatttcaataatttccTATTAACAATATCAGCCACATGAGAACGTAGTGACAGTGAGTACAAATTTCTTAAACTTTCAGGTAGTTTTGGAGATTCCTTCTTATCCACTAGAGATTGCATTGGGAAGAGTAACAATGTCATAGTTAGTTCCAACTCTTTCATATGTTTGTCATTTCTAGCGGCTTTCATAGCTAACTTTTCCTGTGAATATGCAATTAAATCTAgtataaatttattatccAATTCAGTTACTTCACcactttttatttttatatgttGGATTCTTATCATTTCtatcaaatttaataacaacaacttgaaatgtatatcatcatcaccaTATGTATCTACCTCAGACTCATCGCTGCTACTAAGGCTATTCttatcattttttgaattaatattttgcacCACTTGCGACCTCTTATCTGCGGCAAACACTGACAGATCAGTATCTACAGAATTTTCCAGCACTTCTACCCCAAAAACAGTACTGATAGAATCCATTGCTTGTGATATTGATCCAGTTTTGATTAAATGTATTATATGTGCTCtctctttgattttataGTAAGAATTGAATTCGATAGAGTCCTTGTTTGTCTGTATATATCCTAATTCTTTAGCCATCCTTAAACTTGATTCTTCGAATGCCATTGtaacaaaataatttagTAACAATTTAGGTATCGATGGCTCTCTAACACTTGGCAAGTCCATAGTTCCAGCTTGGGTACTTGGATTAGACGATAACCGAGTTCCCGTAGAACCTTTCAAATTAGAATTTGTGGATTCAAATGCACCAACggatttattattatacatTTCGCCAAGTTTGGCATACTTCCTAACAATTCCTTTCCACTCATCTCTCGAAAAGGTTACATTGCCATAAACTTTATATCCATCTGATATACGACTACTTCTCCCCAAAGACTCACTCTTGCTACTATTATCATCAGTCCTAATATCACTCATTTTGCCACCTTGGAAACAGAATATTAGCTATTTTTAATAGAAATTGGTTAACAACACTGTAATTCTGGAGTATTTGTACTAGGATTGCACTTTCCTGCAAAGTTCAAACTCTAAACGTCCCTTTTAATTATCATAGCTTGCACAAATTGACCTTTCTTCATGTAATCATTCCCGGAAAATTCCAAATGAAAGTGATCTGTGTGATTGACCATGACCAAGAACCAATACTTGGGCGACCAtatcaacaataaaaaagttACGAAGTTCTGTATATCGtcaaatagaaataaaaaacaatagcAACTGTATAAGCACAAACCTACCAAACAATCCTCTATATTCTTACCAcaactaatattttttagaTTCATGACCAAAGAAAATGGAGGCTGCTTGGAACACAAATACATATAGCATGTTATGTAATGATGACATTGAGATAATgttcaattatatataagcTACTAAATTAATTGTAGATTCTATTGCTAGACTTCTAATctcttttatatttacCTTGATGGAGTTGACATTttagaaatattttgaCAATCTGgtcaaatatttttgaaaattcaaCCGAAGAGAACAAAGAATCTATAAAGAACTGAACATATCTTAGTATAGCCTACCATATCCTAATATAGCAGTCATTCTTATTATCAGGACCGTTTATCTATCTACTGGGGCAGCATAATTAGAAACTTGCCAACAAAGATGTCTAGAAAGTTTGATTTGAAAGCCATTGCTGATATTTCTGTACTAGTGGGAACAGGTATATCTCTATACTATTTGATTAATCGGTTACTCAATGATGTCGAGAATGGCCCCATGTCTGGACGCTCCAAGGAGGCAAGAGAACAGCAATCTCAGAAATGGGATAAATTAGTAGAGCTGAATCCGGACCTTAAGAAAGTTCAATTATCTTCCTATGAAAGAACAATTTTATCATCGGTAGTTATAGCAGAAGATATAGACGTTACTTTTAATGATATCGGTGGTCTAGACAATGTTATTTCTGATTTACATGAAAGTGTCATTTATCCTCTTACAATGCcagaaatatatacaaacaACCCATTACTCAAGGCCCCCAGTGGCGTACTGCTATATGGTCCTCCAGGTTGTGGTAAGACGATGCTTGCTAAGGCTTTAGCCAAAGAGAGTGGTGCCAATTTCATATCTGTGCGTATGTCAACAATAATGGACAAATGGTATGGAGAATCTAACAAAATTGTGGACGCTATGTTTTCCTTAGCAAATAAATTAGAACcttgtattatattcatAGATGAAATCGATTCATTCTTAAGAGAGAGATCATCAACAGATCATGAGGTAACAGCAAACTTGAAAGCAGAGTTCATGACATTGTGGGATGGATTATTGAATAACGGCCGTGTAATGATAATAGGTGCTACAAATAGAATCAAcgatattgatgatgcaTTTTTACGTAGACTACCAAAGCGATTCCTAGTTTCTTTACCAAATATTGAGCAAAGAACAAAGATATTGGAAGTACTGCTAGGCAATACAGAGTTGGACAAGGCCAACTTTGACCTCAGCTTAATAGCAAAGTGTTCTGGTGGATTATCTGGATCTGATCTGAAGGAATTATGTAGAGAGGCTGCATTAAATGCGGCTAAGGAAGCtatgaaagagaaaagaaatttaataCAGAAGGGTCTAGAGGCGACAGAGGTCAAATTAAGACCTTTAACTACCTATGATTTCTTAATAAACAtgaaaacaattgaagCGGTTCAAATGCTATCACAAGCACCACAGGATTAAGATCTCTGCCAGGAAATAATTACATAAATGATTAACTGGGAACTTAAAGAACTAATGTAGTTTTAATAGACTGTCTTTTTGAGTATCTTGATCTTAAAATGACCtat includes:
- the REC114 gene encoding Rec114p (CAGL0K03905g~Ortholog(s) have role in reciprocal meiotic recombination and condensed nuclear chromosome localization); this translates as MNGYKECLRLSVMRYSKYQGQISAPHGFASAFAPLDLTLWSHITGTSECPMFLVLLVTSDSKACRLKILSMQIEHEDILIKDNTIVSFVQFSAQSPVISCKYLTQVDKFQYLNRFQIEFNSNEYMVAYGILTQIGFKIKKARRVNSEENEVQDKLATSQQSQMLIFSQRENIIPSPNYKNINNLNYPSGDPPRHRQDLCSTHKNVDTTLLNSLPLVHIGDNLRNSTSSSDKTPPIKKGGNQEIVNANHNIVKLSDKIHPYIIPNESAQLIIPEIKFGNISDIIDSENNAPLNKQFLTTVNTEEICNTNTTDVTKHTKPVITKRLLKRKLRDKLFMIWVRRIEKYFINIEKKSKHKSSRKHN
- the ERG29 gene encoding Erg29p (CAGL0K03927g~Ortholog(s) have role in cellular iron ion homeostasis, ergosterol biosynthetic process, mitochondrion organization and endoplasmic reticulum, nuclear envelope localization), whose amino-acid sequence is MSSWKNQYFCFEEKVIEKLKETPYVHQFIHDQHSARITLFLLVIGTIAFFNELWITIEMSLIQKETYDELNLGRIDEGLKLHRMIVSDEYHGREYKDEKSGIVIEEFEDRDKFFAKPVFVSELTVDCNIEKNGKTILERPLSFHIEFTPEEWELEKRPEFGCPLSLLRLKLYHLFRDSRFYTELVDPSTDSFTVSKGVIIYNKMGELLPASVDSVQLCFLKIETGCHINATFVIN
- the GID8 gene encoding glucose-induced degradation complex subunit GID8 (CAGL0K03949g~Ortholog(s) have role in negative regulation of gluconeogenesis, proteasome-mediated ubiquitin-dependent protein catabolic process, traversing start control point of mitotic cell cycle and GID complex, cytoplasm, nucleus localization) translates to MSDIRTDDNSSKSESLGRSSRISDGYKVYGNVTFSRDEWKGIVRKYAKLGEMYNNKSVGAFESTNSNLKGSTGTRLSSNPSTQAGTMDLPSVREPSIPKLLLNYFVTMAFEESSLRMAKELGYIQTNKDSIEFNSYYKIKERAHIIHLIKTGSISQAMDSISTVFGVEVLENSVDTDLSVFAADKRSQVVQNINSKNDKNSLSSSDESEVDTYGDDDIHFKLLLLNLIEMIRIQHIKIKSGEVTELDNKFILDLIAYSQEKLAMKAARNDKHMKELELTMTLLLFPMQSLVDKKESPKLPESLRNLYSLSLRSHVADIVNRKLLKYIVNSNLMRDSPGKEKFRDVSIIIDPRGYFLQSESMVNTNILKIKTKDEFKDDLYNDDRYKNNTKTFEKYKNEFQNEDGSNNSLTGSNSYWAETTEMLRRQSNTTSSSDNDQSSYSENDNNDSKNKKQTTHNASKNGLLKEDGNLSEFQFEPKLVQIMRLWAWTENQLHVNDIGIPRVEN
- the MSP1 gene encoding protein-degrading AAA family ATPase MSP1 (CAGL0K03971g~Ortholog(s) have role in protein targeting to mitochondrion and mitochondrial outer membrane, peroxisomal membrane localization); translation: MSRKFDLKAIADISVLVGTGISLYYLINRLLNDVENGPMSGRSKEAREQQSQKWDKLVELNPDLKKVQLSSYERTILSSVVIAEDIDVTFNDIGGLDNVISDLHESVIYPLTMPEIYTNNPLLKAPSGVLLYGPPGCGKTMLAKALAKESGANFISVRMSTIMDKWYGESNKIVDAMFSLANKLEPCIIFIDEIDSFLRERSSTDHEVTANLKAEFMTLWDGLLNNGRVMIIGATNRINDIDDAFLRRLPKRFLVSLPNIEQRTKILEVLLGNTELDKANFDLSLIAKCSGGLSGSDLKELCREAALNAAKEAMKEKRNLIQKGLEATEVKLRPLTTYDFLINMKTIEAVQMLSQAPQD